One Phycisphaerae bacterium RAS2 DNA window includes the following coding sequences:
- the nbaC gene encoding 3-hydroxyanthranilate 3,4-dioxygenase, with translation MPVNPPIDLNAWIEQHRADFKPPVANKYLYDGRDFFVMVIAGPNARNDFHIVDSEEYFFQLKGDVKVRLIEGGKIVEHVIHEGETFFIPPNVPHSPQRPPNTVGVVVERRRPPGEKEHVVFYCEGCERVVEDIHFDCADIVQHFAQAMKDFWADEKRRTCKHCGKKVEKPEPMKAI, from the coding sequence ATGCCCGTCAACCCGCCGATCGACTTGAACGCATGGATTGAACAGCACCGGGCCGACTTCAAGCCGCCCGTGGCGAACAAATACCTGTACGACGGCCGCGATTTTTTCGTGATGGTGATTGCCGGGCCGAACGCGCGAAACGATTTTCACATCGTCGATTCCGAGGAATACTTCTTCCAGCTCAAGGGCGATGTAAAGGTGCGATTGATCGAGGGTGGAAAAATCGTCGAACACGTGATCCATGAGGGCGAGACGTTTTTCATCCCGCCGAACGTGCCGCATTCACCGCAGCGTCCGCCGAACACGGTGGGGGTGGTCGTCGAGCGCCGCCGGCCCCCGGGTGAGAAGGAGCACGTGGTGTTTTACTGCGAAGGCTGCGAGCGCGTGGTGGAGGACATTCACTTTGACTGCGCGGACATCGTGCAGCACTTCGCGCAGGCGATGAAAGACTTCTGGGCCGACGAGAAGCGGCGGACCTGCAAACACTGCGGGAAGAAAGTGGAGAAGCCCGAGCCGATGAAAGCGATTTAG
- the fabZ_2 gene encoding 3-hydroxyacyl-[acyl-carrier-protein] dehydratase FabZ — MKFVLIDRIVSLELPSRIVTSKSLTLAEEYLADHFPTFPVMPGVMMLEAMVQSAAWLVRAGSEFRHSVVALEEAKNINYKSFVSPGRTLEVTAELAESGDNWSDFKAFGRSGAEEMVKARFRLRHYNLADANTAMADVDARLIADAKKTFALLGGPGAMKSAAALNA; from the coding sequence ATGAAGTTCGTTCTGATCGACCGCATTGTAAGCCTGGAGCTTCCCTCGAGGATCGTCACGTCCAAATCGTTGACGCTGGCCGAGGAGTATCTGGCCGATCATTTCCCGACGTTTCCGGTGATGCCGGGCGTGATGATGCTGGAGGCGATGGTCCAGTCGGCGGCGTGGCTAGTTCGGGCGGGCAGTGAGTTTCGCCACAGCGTGGTGGCGCTGGAAGAGGCGAAGAATATCAATTACAAGAGTTTCGTATCACCCGGTCGCACGCTGGAAGTAACGGCCGAGTTGGCCGAATCGGGCGACAACTGGAGTGATTTCAAAGCCTTCGGACGCAGTGGCGCCGAAGAAATGGTCAAGGCAAGGTTTCGATTGCGGCATTACAACCTGGCGGATGCGAATACCGCCATGGCTGACGTGGATGCCCGATTGATCGCCGATGCGAAGAAGACCTTCGCGTTGCTGGGCGGTCCGGGCGCGATGAAGTCAGCGGCCGCGTTGAACGCTTAA
- the fabZ_1 gene encoding 3-hydroxyacyl-[acyl-carrier-protein] dehydratase FabZ, whose protein sequence is MRWIWIDKFVEFESGVRAVAIKNVSLAEEHLHDHWPAYPVMPASLMVEGMAQTAGILVGEARDFKEKVILAKVKRARFAREIRPGEQLRYDATIEQVSPEAASTVGRVFADGDEIGQVDIVFSHIDNNLSGLQFPEENFVFTDDFKSLLRTYNVSRGATGKA, encoded by the coding sequence GTGCGCTGGATCTGGATCGACAAATTCGTGGAGTTCGAGTCGGGCGTCCGGGCGGTTGCGATCAAGAACGTCAGCCTGGCCGAGGAGCACCTGCACGACCATTGGCCGGCCTACCCGGTCATGCCCGCGAGCCTCATGGTCGAGGGCATGGCGCAGACGGCGGGCATCCTCGTGGGCGAGGCGCGCGATTTCAAGGAAAAGGTCATTCTCGCCAAGGTTAAGCGCGCCCGGTTCGCGCGCGAGATTCGTCCGGGCGAGCAGCTTCGTTATGACGCGACCATTGAACAGGTCTCACCCGAGGCGGCCAGCACGGTCGGCCGGGTCTTCGCCGATGGCGACGAGATCGGACAGGTGGATATCGTCTTCTCGCATATCGATAACAACCTAAGCGGGTTGCAGTTCCCCGAAGAGAATTTCGTGTTTACCGACGATTTCAAGTCGCTCCTGCGCACCTACAATGTCAGCCGAGGGGCGACGGGCAAAGCGTGA
- a CDS encoding Amidohydrolase, with product MRIDLHTHILPREWEDFDAKFGYGGFIRLDHYKPCCAKMMQGQRVFREITDNCWDPARRMEECDRAGVTMQVLSTVPVMFSYWAKSADALVVSRILNDHIAGIVRDYPAHFAGLGTVPLQDPDLACRELERCMGDLGLRGVQIGTHIDANRFTNRADLWNLDETAIEPFWATAERLGAAVFVHPWDMMGKDRMPRYWLPWLVGMPAEASLAICSVIFGGVLDRYPRLRIAFAHGGGAFPSSIGRIEHGHRVRPDLCAVNCPTSPRDYLRRSDGTPARFFVDSLVHDAAVLRYLIDLMGPTRIALGSDYPFPLGESEPGQLICSMADLSEENREQLLNKTAREFLRL from the coding sequence ATGAGAATCGATCTTCATACTCACATCCTCCCGCGCGAGTGGGAAGACTTCGACGCGAAGTTCGGCTACGGCGGCTTCATCCGGCTCGATCATTACAAGCCCTGCTGCGCAAAGATGATGCAGGGGCAGCGCGTCTTTCGGGAAATCACTGACAACTGCTGGGACCCGGCGCGGCGGATGGAGGAATGCGATCGCGCCGGCGTGACCATGCAGGTGCTTTCCACCGTACCGGTCATGTTCAGCTACTGGGCGAAATCGGCCGACGCGCTCGTGGTCTCGCGAATCCTGAACGACCACATCGCCGGCATCGTGCGGGATTATCCGGCGCATTTTGCCGGGCTGGGCACGGTGCCGCTGCAGGATCCCGACTTGGCCTGCCGCGAGCTGGAACGGTGCATGGGTGATCTGGGCTTGCGCGGCGTGCAGATCGGCACGCATATCGACGCGAATCGCTTTACCAACCGCGCGGACCTCTGGAATCTCGATGAGACGGCGATCGAGCCGTTCTGGGCTACCGCCGAACGACTCGGTGCGGCGGTGTTCGTTCATCCCTGGGACATGATGGGCAAGGATCGCATGCCGCGCTACTGGCTGCCGTGGCTCGTGGGCATGCCGGCCGAGGCCTCGCTCGCAATTTGTTCAGTCATTTTCGGCGGCGTCCTTGATCGATACCCGCGGTTGCGCATCGCCTTTGCGCACGGCGGCGGCGCGTTTCCGTCGAGCATCGGCCGCATCGAGCACGGACATCGCGTGCGTCCCGACCTGTGCGCCGTGAATTGCCCGACCTCGCCGCGCGATTACCTGCGCCGTTCCGACGGAACCCCGGCGCGTTTCTTTGTTGACTCGCTCGTTCACGATGCGGCCGTGTTGCGCTACCTGATTGATTTGATGGGGCCGACTCGCATCGCTCTTGGGTCGGATTACCCGTTTCCACTGGGGGAGTCCGAACCGGGGCAGCTCATTTGCTCCATGGCGGACTTGTCGGAAGAAAACCGGGAGCAATTGCTGAACAAGACAGCCCGCGAGTTTCTTCGACTGTAG
- the acpP_1 gene encoding Acyl carrier protein: MAMSRDEVFSKVKDVLIDALGVDDDEIKEDATLTGDLGAESIDFLDIVFRLEKTFSIKIPRGELFPDDILQNPEYVEGGKMTAKGLDTLKKAMPHADFSGFEKDPDVAKMPNLFTVKTIVNYVTNKMAA, translated from the coding sequence ATGGCAATGAGTCGTGATGAGGTGTTCAGCAAGGTCAAGGATGTGTTGATCGATGCGCTGGGCGTGGATGACGATGAAATCAAGGAGGACGCCACGCTCACGGGCGACCTCGGCGCAGAATCGATCGACTTCCTCGATATCGTCTTCCGCCTCGAGAAGACGTTCTCGATCAAGATTCCGCGCGGGGAGCTTTTCCCTGATGACATTCTCCAGAATCCCGAGTACGTCGAAGGCGGCAAGATGACGGCCAAGGGGCTGGACACGCTGAAGAAGGCCATGCCGCATGCGGACTTCTCGGGCTTCGAAAAGGACCCGGATGTTGCCAAGATGCCCAACCTTTTTACTGTTAAGACGATTGTCAATTATGTGACCAACAAGATGGCGGCCTAG
- a CDS encoding Fatty acid desaturase, with translation MIVLQTTQRTGPAHPALDNPDNHQTGDSLHTSRLPRPEFLPIIPDMLRDEVGGPVVHGHAPEAPESIAELSRAPVLSLPVRITNLIAIILPFAGLITAIVLMWGWGFDWLHLGLFIGMYAMTGLGITIGFHRLFTHRAFETTRPIRLLLAVLGCMAVQGPILRWVATHRRHHQHSDEHEDPHSPNMHGAGFVGLVKGMWHAHMGWMFQPDSPNLFSYVNDLVKDRLVRRVSDLFPLWVVVGVAIPTVLGGLIAQSWTGALLGFIWGGLVRIFFVHHVTWSINSVCHIWGTRPFRSHDESRNNAIFGFIGWGEGWHNNHHAFPTSARHGLRWWEFDVSYVIIRTLAALGLAWNVRVPSAESMALKMQA, from the coding sequence ATGATCGTCTTGCAAACCACGCAACGCACCGGCCCGGCGCATCCTGCGCTCGACAACCCAGACAACCATCAAACCGGCGACTCGTTGCACACGTCCCGGTTGCCCAGGCCCGAGTTTCTTCCGATCATCCCCGACATGCTGCGCGATGAAGTCGGCGGCCCGGTCGTGCATGGCCATGCCCCCGAAGCGCCTGAGTCCATCGCCGAGCTTTCGCGCGCGCCGGTTCTCTCCCTGCCCGTGCGGATCACCAATCTCATCGCCATCATCCTCCCATTTGCCGGGTTGATCACCGCAATCGTCCTCATGTGGGGCTGGGGATTCGACTGGCTGCACCTGGGCCTGTTTATCGGCATGTACGCCATGACCGGCCTTGGGATCACCATCGGCTTTCACCGGCTATTCACGCACCGTGCGTTCGAGACCACGCGCCCGATCAGGCTGCTGCTCGCGGTACTGGGCTGCATGGCTGTGCAGGGGCCGATCCTCCGCTGGGTTGCCACGCACCGCCGCCACCATCAACACAGTGACGAACACGAAGACCCGCACTCACCCAACATGCACGGGGCGGGTTTCGTCGGCCTGGTAAAGGGGATGTGGCACGCGCACATGGGCTGGATGTTCCAGCCCGACTCGCCAAACCTCTTCAGCTACGTGAACGATCTCGTGAAGGACCGCCTCGTGCGGCGGGTCAGCGACCTCTTCCCGCTCTGGGTCGTTGTCGGCGTGGCGATTCCCACGGTCCTGGGCGGGTTGATCGCGCAGTCCTGGACCGGGGCACTGCTGGGCTTTATCTGGGGCGGCCTCGTGCGCATCTTCTTCGTGCATCACGTCACGTGGAGCATCAACTCGGTGTGCCATATCTGGGGCACGCGCCCGTTTCGCAGCCACGATGAAAGCCGCAACAATGCCATCTTCGGGTTCATCGGCTGGGGCGAAGGCTGGCACAACAACCACCACGCCTTCCCCACGTCGGCCCGCCACGGTCTGCGCTGGTGGGAATTCGACGTGAGCTACGTCATCATCCGCACGCTCGCGGCGCTGGGCCTCGCGTGGAACGTCCGCGTCCCGTCGGCCGAATCGATGGCCTTGAAGATGCAGGCGTAG